From the Trichoplusia ni isolate ovarian cell line Hi5 chromosome 1, tn1, whole genome shotgun sequence genome, the window gattatggagggtcttggcatttaggaagccacgacccccacactttcgcgggatatataacctcattaccgatgatcgcgggtggtgcattcgatttgcggtgagcagtgtgcggactcttctatccaaggcgtccagttcggtctgtgtccacttgagtatgccaaaggagtacattatcactggcatgacccaaccattaaaggcacgcaccttgttaccgcccgataaggaactttttagtaccttattcaggcggccaaagaaacgtgtctgtaacgattgtttcatgtcagcgacattaatgcctaacgcctctgacatacccaagtatttgtaggtttccgttgaggagagggacctaaggtttatagaatccgagagctgtatgccctgggattctacaatcccacctcgttttacatgcatgactgcacatttgtcaacaccaaattccattctgatggaattactgaagctttcagtaatcttcagtaacttcatcagttgcaacttgttggaagcaaacaatttcaggtcatccatgtacaacaagtgggagattacctggcttcctctccgcaacgaatagcccagccttgaattctcaagcagagtgctaagaggattcaaggctaaacagaaccacaggggactcaaactgtcaccttgaaatattccccgctcaatcctaataagttgaccgctcttttggatatcccgacatcctggatagtgaagcaccgtagtccattgccccatacatgacttcaaaaaagtgcgtagagttgtattgattttatacaactctagcaccctcatgagccatgcatgtggcaccgaatcataggccttcttataatctatccaacatgtcgacacaccctttttggagcggcgaacttgttggcaaatagtcatatcaataaggagtagctccttagtaccacgtgacccattcctacatccattctgagaggcagacatgatagaaaaccgttcaatatggtcattaatcttttctctcagaatggatgtaagcagtttgtagatggtgggtaaacatgtaatgggtctataatttttggggtccgtggtactacctgttttgtggagcagatgggtggaaccagtagtgaagaactgtgggagcacgcccgagtctacggcagattggaattgggatgctaagcaaccatgtgaacttggtagccatttcaaccagaagttatgcagtccatccgggcccggggctttccaattggccaacggacggactgcattggctacgtcttggggactaatatcaatagcccccatttcttctattcgttCACACGATTGCTCAACATCACGTATCCAATCCCCCTCAGAGTGGGTTACAGGCGCCAACCAGATGCTgcgccaaaacaaatttgtagcgacatcatccggcaggcgtccggcaccctcctccgacgcaggttgctcccaagatctgtacacccatctttggtctctttggaacatacggttctggtgaaatcggtccacccgagtcttgtaccgtcgaatacggcttgcccaggcacacaccttttgcttaaaaaagtcaatgcgTTCTGTAACTCGGGCGGTGTATTCGCTGGGGCTAATATTAGTCCCAGTAAACGCCCGCTTTACAAAACGCATGACCCTAGGGCGAGTGTTTCCGCCCCGAAACGCAACAAGTTTGGCTATGAGTGTCCTGGCCTCAGCAACACGCTTCTCAATCCTGCACTGCCAGGCTGGTGCCGCTTGCTTAGGCCGTGCAGCTGTGTTATCTCGAAAGGTAACACCAGCTACACGACACGCCGCAACAGCCGCACAGTACAGAAGCGAGTGCGTGTCACCGAGGTCTTCGCTGTTCCCAAAATAACTGGATAGCAGCGAATCCAGGACACCCATTAGCGCCTTGTTTCGGTTGTGCATGGGCAAGCGAGGTAGTCGCGGTCTCTGGTCCCGGGGTGTTGACCGATACTCCAGAACCGCCTGTTCCAATGTACTCCTTATATGATCACTGCACTGGGTACTTACAGTTATAGCACCGTCATCATCTCCCCCGTCAGCAGGGTTGGCAGGCAGCGCGCTTGCAGCTGGCGCTTCCGCTATTGACGGGGTAACGACGACAGGGCTAGTCTGCACTTCAGAGCGCAATCGATCAAGCGTCGCGTCATCCAATCTGTGATTACGTTGgataactcgcacttgatccgacAAACGTTGTGCCGATACGTCGACGTCCGGTTCAAGGGCCCGAAACAGAGAGAGCATTCTGGCACGGTACGCAGTGAGGTTAGTTCCTCCCCCTGTCGCCCCATAGTAGGCGCGCATGACATTCTCGTTCATGGGTCGAGTCCACTTCATGCGCTGCACTACACCACCGGGAGCGGGAGCCCTGTTCGAGGCCGGTTGGCCTGAGGGCGCCAAGCTGCTCGGCGGCCGGCGCCTCCCCGGCCGACGTACAGGTGTTGGCGACGTCGGCGGGGAGTAGTACTCGTCGCTGGAGCTCGACGCGACTGCAACTGCCGGCGCTGGACCTCGGCCCGGCGGCAGCTGCGAGGCGGAGCTCGGCGACGAGCCCGGGGATGGAAGGCGTGCTGCTCTTCTTCGTGTCAACATTTATCTATTCTTGTTTTCTGAGtcgtaaattacatattttatagtgatgacATATGTCATCGTACAtcggattttcatttttatttacttttttattttaatatggtttcttGAGTTTTATATGTGCACTTTTActatatactattataaaaatattgtttattgtataattatcgtaaagaagttcgaaaataaaaatattcagaaaaaatagatGATTGACGGTTGacacgaagtttttttttttttttttttattattattatcaaaattcttCCAGAAAGATGTTTAAACCTAATAAGGAACTAAACTAGTCAAAGTACAGCATCATTCAAGTATACGATGACAGCATTCACGGTTTCCAAGTAGGTACGTTTTGCAGGTGCAGACAAAACAATAGAAGCTCGGGACCGTCAAACACTTAAATCACAAGAACCGGTTCATTGCACAATCACGTTTGAATGCTAATCAGCAGTAATGACTGTTATTCACAAGCCAATATTAGCTGTAGTATGTCCTTCTTATTCAGAATCACGTGACTTACTTAAATAGGGTGGCCTACGATTACCACGTCATAAGATAGGATtagtgtgggaaagagatgcttCTCTATACCGTGTAGTGGACTGTCTTGCTTCCTACTCCTCCTCTTCCTCGCGTCGCTTTCCTCAACACTGAAGGTCGTAGAAACAGTGTACTACGTATTATTCTCCGCCATCTATTTCTATCTGCCGCCGAGTGGAGAGCATcgtgtcttgcttccacaactgtatCTAACATTTCCTTGACAAATGGTAAGAAAGCTCAACTTAATGTAAACTCaaagaaacattaaaacattgtgtcaatatataatattcaaagtttCAAGCCTAAGTATAATGCCGTAAAGTTAATTACAGCACAGTTCATTGgacgttataatattattagagaAGTTTgtttaagctatttaaataaatttgttgtaatcCTAACAATCCCGTTTGGGTAGCCATTGTATTCAGTTACTCAAATTATTCAAGAGCTTAAACTTTTCCAGTATTGGTATTTTGGGAAATATTATTCAGAAATAGGAAACGACTAAATTGACTTAGGATTCAGTAACTAAACATAAACTCACAATTTTGCAATAGTTTGTCCCAGGATCGATGTCATAAATCAAACTGGGAGCAACCAACCAGGGAGCATCTTTAAAGCTACTTAAAAAATGTCTTGAAGAATAAGTACTATTGTACTAATATCTAATCTAAATTAGTAACTGAAATGAGTTTGAGTTTAATCCCGGaacgtcatcatcatcaccccATGTTCGTCCACCCGGTCATAGGCCTCCTAAATTTCATGCCATCAAGAGCAAAAAAATCGAGCTGAACCCAAAAAATTAATCTCGCCCTCCTCCATCTATGCCCTGATCATGaacaagataaatatttaacatacttACCTGAACTCATACCTTGTGTATTTATACGTGGCCTGGCCTCAAGCAAGGATTCACTTAGACCCATCCAAGATACATTCGGGGTTTGTGCAAATGACCCAGAGgcacataacattatttaaggaTACATGATATGCGCAAATAACTTTGATGTTATTCACGGTATCCGGAGAATCTCTTCCGAGAGGGGATTTTGTAATGTGccttttattcaaataacacGGCGCATTATTATTTGCATGTGTGCGCATGCTCGTACAGTTGGCGTTAAGATTAACTATACTCTTTTGCGATTCTtgtatctgtttatttattatatattcgTTGGAGTAGGATCTTATCTGATATTATTGATTCTGTTTGCCCTACTTGGGCATATCACGTTTAATGGCAGTTtcaaaaatcttatattttatgaatttcctACCACATTACGAGTtaacttcattttaattttaaaggccTTTCCATTACCTTAAACAAGCCTTAAAAAATTGAGAAACATTTCACtgacaaaaattacaaaaaggacaaattaattaaattgaccggttttaaataatttactcaaGAGGAAACTAAATGTAATTGTGTCTATGAGCAAAAATACTTGAGTAAACGATCCTCAGAGCGTAATGGAATTAATAGTGGAGGAAAAATACTTACTCCAACGGGTAAGAAAATGTAAACGCTACCTACTTTGACGAGGAACAAAAGTTACATTTGGGAAATCACTGCTAATGCTTAAGAACATCCCTGACGTAAACTCAACAGAAGAATGAAATTCGTTGGAGCATCTTGCCAGCAATGATGTGGCAGAAAAAGGGACGCCGCTCTACTGggtgtaatgcgctgtcttgTTTCcacaaaagcaaaaatattactttaaaacattccGGTAGATATGTGCAGTATCCTTATTTCTTTCCTTACTGAAAGCAAAGAGCCTTTCTTACTTCAATTAAAAGGGTTCGTAAAAACGCCATTTTCTTCTAACGAAAAAGTAACATGGACTTGTTAAAGAGATTATAAAATTGGGGAAAATTTTCAACGggatttgaatataaatgtgtAATGAAATCtattgctttaaataatttactgatttttttacttattttagaaaatagagATGACATTCCTTAAGACTTCTCAATCGTAAGGGGTatgttaagaatattttagCAATTTATTTGATCTAAATTGCCTAAGTAATCCCCATTTTGTAACAAGAGCAAACCATTAACTAAGTTTATATTTCCCCAAAAGCTTTCTTTATCTCAAATTAGCCgtctacatttttcatttacgAATTCACGTCAATCCCGAGGGAGAtgtagatttttacttttatctttaTGTTCTCATTGTCCTAAGCCGATAGATACCAATCGTGAATCCTCGAAAAATTGCCGAGCAAAAACTCAGAAAacatcactttaaaaaaatatcatcaaagaggttttatattattaagtttaaaacttCTCCTGTTCCTATTAAATGACAATATCCTTGTTGAACATAATACTAATATCAGAATACTAAAACAAAGGACTACTATTCACCTGGGACACAAACTAGGTAAGCCTACTACACGTATTAAGTGGGACATTACTTTTTATCTCAGGTCGGACTAACATGTGACACCTGACGATCAAAGAGCCAGCTCGCATGGCGCCCGAGGGATCCATCCGCTCGGAATTACTTTCAACCTtcaagaataattaattttgctgATGTTCTACGCATGTGCTGAAAAGTATATGCGGGGTTATTAAGGATTTTGATCAAGGTTGTTTAACTGAACTACCCATTGAGACAAAGTTTGGACTTAAAAAAATCTGCTTGATTTTAGATTGAAATTCGTTTTCGAAAATCTGTTTTCGAAATGAAATTTTTGCTCAGGTTACTTTAGCCCACAGCTAGACTACTGATGGACATTTAAGTCCTCAGATATCAGAATCTAATCAGACCTAGATTCTTACAATAGGATTATGGGACACAACAAATGGTGTGGTAAATGATGATGGAATTATATTTCACATTTGTAggattatttatacaaaaatatttcaataccgTGAACCCTGTCAGTTGGTTATGTAGAGATATTATGAATGGGCCGGAAGTATGATATATTCCGATACAACCTTTTCCATAAAAAGACTTTCCGTCTCAAAAGAATTTCTATGTCGTATAAGGGGTAGCTTCCATAATGctgatattttctttcttttcagaATATAGTAATATGTTATGTGTACGCTCATTATTTGTTGCTTAtctcttcatatttttttaaactcggaagattttttaaacataatatagatagacataataataatgttaattacacAGTTTTCTGATACATGAGCCAGTTAATTTAGATCaacaaaaactattctatgttcaTTACCTGTATTTTAGCGTGTTTATTACCAGAACAGTGTAGGTGTACTAGCCAgcgacgtttttttttcatgtcaaATAAGAGCCGCATTTACATAGGTatgatttatagaaaaaaaagatatctGTTTTACTGTACCCTCACAAAATTaagcatattaaaattattaggcGCTTCCAGTGGTATTCACAAATTCTAGACATACAACAAGCAaagtaatgacgtcacttgcaAATGATTATCATCCAGCACCTCGCCATCACACCATGTTGCATGATTAGATTTGCATAGACATGCAGGCAAAACAATTCGGAGCGATGTACGGGCATGGCCACGGAAACACGGCGCACTTATGCGTGCTTTTGTGACGTCGGTTACAGCACACGATTTGCAAATTACTATCACATGGGTATAGGGGAATTTTTCATAATTCTAGTGGTGATTCCCTATATATGTACATGTAGATAGTGAAATAGAAATGGGTGTTTGAGGATGATGAGAAATTTGTTCATTTGTATTGATAGGTTTTTGAATCAGATTACATATatgaaagatttttaaaatataaggaCACAGGGATTGAATTCCTTTTTGCGGGAgtcagtgattttttttttaaatacttttccaTTCttacttttttcagttttaatttctaACAGATGCATGTTTTCGTCTAGgcgctattatttttatagaacgaTTCACCCACCCTTACATGAATGGAAGTCTGGTGAGAACTCGAGAATCCAAAAAGCAAAGACAAAAATCAATACCATTTAACGTTTAAGCTGGATATGTCCCAAAAAGATTGATTGTCTTGAAATCcgtaacgaaattaatcagaaaaagGACATAGTAAGAGTAAGAAATATTCCGGATACAACCTACAGTTCCGGAGTGAACAAattacacttatttatttaatcattttatgtgGGTGATATCACTCGTCTTTCTAACTAAAAACTAGAGGGACAAAAACTCATTTTTCCCCCTCAGTAACATCACACAAGTGGATTCTTAATGAGTTCTTTGCAGTATATGCGAACACTAGGAAAAACAATGACTCATAATATGACGTCAAAAATCCAAGACACGTTTTCTATGACCTTGACCTACTTCAAACTTTAGAGGTCACCTTTCACTTCGAGGAAGCAAAAGGATGGCAAGTCCGTGAGTGCTTGTGCATACGAATTCGTAAAGTTAGGTTATACTTTGATTCCTTATATGGATATCGTTTTATAGAGTCGCTATTTGTTTTATATCGTACggttggtattttattttcgcTACCGAAGAAATCCTGAATATTCCTTGTTTTACTAAaggttgtaatttttttgtttatataaacattattcaCAATGTACGAGTATTTACAATGAAAGGTATTAAGATTCACAAAGGCGTGTCTTTatctaaactaaaatatttttttccttatcaCCAGATTACTTCGCATTCattgggattgcccgactagttttagacCTAACCAGAGTCCTCCTTCGCCACAAGAAAGTTAGAAAAATGATTCTATGTTTACTCCTAGAATGGAGTAAACAGTCTAGCTCTGAATTACTGATATGGCTGAACCTAGAATATTTTTCGTCAAGTTATGCTATAAAGCTGTcctttttataaagttaattatgtattttcgTGCAACTAGCAATATAacccatatttgcaaataaatgcatctacttaaataaaacctgTGTTATAAACCCAAAATGGTACACTTAGTTGACCTTTTACCACTAGTTATACTGGCACTAAAACAACTACAGGTTATGTGGTAcaagtaatataaatacattcttatGTATAAGTTTCATATAACATTACCGCCCCCGTACCATGAGCACAAAACACCTGATAGTTGTTGCTCCTTTaagctagatggcgctgtaagCTGAGCGTAGCGGCATCTCACTCTATATACGGTATATGCATCCAGGTTTAAGAGATGGGTGCTCTgtacataataaacataatcTATAGACCTAAACACGTTTGTAAATGAATATTGGGTAGCCAGGTAGTTATTACTAGGCTGTATTTGCCCCGCGGGCGCACTAAACCCTTAACTTCATTTCGTGGTTATTGGCCCCATAAATTCGCTCAATTTAGTTATGACGTCAATAAATggaaatttgtattttgtaattaactcTGGCTATATTGGTATTGTAACTTGGGAGCTATTTAGAATTTTGACCGTTACTTAAGAAACCTTATGAAGTTTTCATTGTTATAGTAAAAGAGCtagaatttaataaacgaaagcttatctaatttaatatttttactttaatttcctGTTTTGATCAatagtttagaaataatttgTGATCAGACAATAACGTATTGTTCGCAAAGCAAAGCAAAGCGTTACAATAACCAACGCCATCACAATCTTGTTACACGGAAAAACAGTATCCATATTAAGATGAAGCACACATTGACACACCAAAATTTACCCATTATGTAAAGTACGAGCCCTTCCAAAAATAATTCCAGACCCCGTACTATAACTCTACAAGTACAACTTGAGTTATTGTAGGAACGAGATACCACACTACATTACACGTAGCCGCGTCTTACTTCCACAACGACAACCGTCCTGCATTATGACCTTAATCAAAAGATTTTCGAAAATGTTCTGgtatacaaattgttttatcaaaaccAAATTGAATCAAGTAACTTGGTCATGTTGAGCTTTTCCCTCTGAATTCTTTATTATCATCCCGTTTTACAACTTTTGTTAAATCCTGATTATTTATTACCCAGACTTAGTGTTCATAGCATCCATATTTAAAACGTAGTTAAGTAATTTGTCTGacagcaaattaaataataatatttcataattcatGGCTGCcactattttgtttataagcATTATAGATagcaataatgttttttttttatgtccgTCAATCAATTCTACGAATAGTAGATTCGTATTATTTTCTTTGCCCCTAACACATCAATCTCATCTTACTAACTGAGTCTAAGATTGCATTCTTCATGCACCAACTGCGCGCTTACGCCGTCAATAATGGTGGCAGGTGGGTCGCTTCCAGGTGTTATATCAGCCTCCTCACCTCAAACTGGAACTCGCACCATATTTGCACTATTCGTCGTAGGGCCTATTATCGAGCGACATTATAGGTTGGGACGATCTCAGGCGAGACTAGAAACGGGACTactattgttaaaattaaggCCCAATTTATCTTTATATCTAAATGATAGGCTAAAACTATCAATACTTATACCTAGTCTCATCCGCGCTTCGCTTCCACATCGTCAACATACTTAGTAAGCTAGcagtaaattatgaaattaacgTTCACATATACGTAACCGTAGGGGATTATTCAGCTTCAGCCGGACCCATATTTGAGTTAAGCCAACGTGAACAGAGGCCAATAGCGTAGCCGTGTGTACAAAATTTACATACTCACGAGCGAAGTTAGTGCAATTCTCAAAGTATCTAAAGTGGTTTAGGGAAACATCAATTGCATTTTCCCGTTATAACAATCGATtgatccatttttttatttcttttataactaCGACTTATAAAACCAGTAACTACTTCAATATActaaacaaaagtttaaatttgcTGGGCTTTATCAAActgtttgtaatttgtattaaatatttgaacactttatttagttttctaGGTCCTTCGgtaagatttttctttaaccAGAAGGCGAATACCATACTTAAGCCAACGTAGTCCCAATACACAACAATGTTCTACCTTATATCTACATTCTCTACGTTCATAACGGGTCCATATCTTGAACGAGCTCTTTTTAATCCCATCTGTATCtgtatttagtttaaaacaagTTCGAAGTTAATGATTAAAACTAGCTCATATACTTGGAAGTTAGTTCTCTACGTGCTGCGAGTAGCAACAGATGGTGCGTATGGTTTCAGAGTTCCGTAAGAACAAACTATAATATTCAAACTTCACATAGTCCTACGAATGATTTTGTAAACGGCATTGTGTTTCTATTGGGTTGATGACAATTTCAATCGTTTCGGCCTAGAATTCTGCATTGAGAACTGTTATTGGAAGGTTTGATTAACTTGTTGTGAGTTGCACAAATAAGTACAGGTGGTTCTGGGTACGTGGAATGATAGCACATTTATCATAaaacgaaatacaaaaaaaaagctaatgACGTTTTTAGGATGATTCTTCAAGAAATACCTGTCGGTTTGAGGTGATCgtctgtaaaatatattaaacaaaagagGCTACAACATACGTAAGCACGTTGCTAGCAACTAGGGAACCCCATGCTCCAAATCATTTTAAACTTACCTAGTTCGTTCAAATATGGCCGACttaatttactgaaatatattttttaatcaacctTCACTTGTTATAAAAGTTGCTAAGTTACGAATATAACTACCGTATCGTTTAAATTTTGTCTTACATCGCCTCATCATGGATGAGTGTTATGTTTTGATCTAGTCCCGGTTTTGGCGGTTTTTATCTATGAGTTTCAATAACATATAACCAATTTTTGCCCATTAAGTCGACCCCTTTCAGACCATAAATAAATCAGGACTCAGTACAAGCCGCCCAGAGtattagtcattttttttaaacttagcacaataagaaaattaatccCGGAAAATTAATTGTGGAATTTCACGAACATCACAAGACACAGGCACAAGGAGGCTCAAAACAAGCAAACGCGTATGACTACCGCTACACTTTGCTCCTAGTGGGCTCCTAGCGTGGTGACCATTCCACTTGGATATccaaacacaaatataaagcCTACTATAAAAAACTTACTATAATAAAGGTCGTGCATTGTGGTCTCATTGACCGTATAAAGCGAAGACGTGAACGTTTGTATCTATAAGATCTATAATAAGATCATGATACAGCGTTGAAAGTGACGTGGTAGGCAGCATAACACATATGAATAAACCCTGCCTTTCACAAGCAATGGTGGTTACCTCTGCGAATGGTGGTttagtttgaaattaatattgtaagttATTGGTTTATTCGGCTCATCGTTTATCATTGTCGATCTTCTGTTGAGTCAGAGTATTAATATTGTGAACAGttgtaggtattattaatatttgaggTTTACCTCACAGAGCGTACCTAtagttttaactttaattaatggAGATTGGCTGTCGACTCAAGTTTCCTTTTCTCGTGTTAGCATCTTTAAAATAAAGCCAAATCAACTGCCTTGTCGTGTTTAAGTATTAGTTAAGTTTAAGATAAGtggatagtttatttttaataaatgcgggcaagttctgaacccaaagtaaggtgcttaagcacttgtgttatggaattcagatacaacgaaggaaccaaaacacccagacccgagacagtGTAGAAATGGGATTTTAAACATTGACCCgactgggaatcgaacccgggacctcagagctagcaacAACCTAGAAACTGGTGCATACGCCActtcgaccacggaggtcgtataATAGGTAGTTTATCGTTTAATATAGTAATTGCTTCTGCTGACATCACAAAATCCTCATTCTTCCTTCTCCAGACCGTCCGGTAGAGCAGTCAAGGCAGAGCCTATTCTAACAAAATAGATATTTGAAAACACTCGATTTATTTTAGGCAGGACTTTCAAACATACATTCTCTTTGATCTACATTACTCATCACTTCATCTTTCATCActaatcaataaacaaattcgacactttacataaatatactaTATCAGACTATAACTATTAAATAGTCCGACAACCCCAAAGGGAATATCCGACAACTATTTAATACTAATATACATGACAAGCATGCTGGCATACGTAATGACGCGTAATTGATACGACAATGacattaatttatgataaattaaattaagtgacCATTACTCAATATGACAACGAGTTTACGATATTAAATCAGAGTTAAGTGGTGCATACGTGAGAATAATTTTAGTCAAGCTATTGTTTACAGGCAACAAAAATGGTCAAGGGAGAACAAGCAACaggaataaa encodes:
- the LOC113500263 gene encoding uncharacterized protein LOC113500263, with translation MLTRRRAARLPSPGSSPSSASQLPPGRGPAPAVAVASSSSDEYYSPPTSPTPVRRPGRRRPPSSLAPSGQPASNRAPAPGGVVQRMKWTRPMNENVMRAYYGATGGGTNLTAYRARMLSLFRALEPDVDVSAQRLSDQVRVIQRNHRLDDATLDRLRSEVQTSPVVVTPSIAEAPAASALPANPADGGDDDGAITVSTQCSDHIRSTLEQAVLEYRSTPRDQRPRLPRLPMHNRNKALMGVLDSLLSSYFGNSEDLGDTHSLLYCAAVAACRVAGVTFRDNTAARPKQAAPAWQCRIEKRVAEARTLIAKLVAFRGGNTRPRVMRFVKRAFTGTNISPSEYTARVTERIDFFKQKLKKDNTPDRAPSTKFD